Proteins encoded together in one Candidatus Poribacteria bacterium window:
- a CDS encoding zf-HC2 domain-containing protein yields MNRFPSHSDLTCTEVQDTLEAYLDNELDADTSASIASHVESCATCQDEVRFVQAISGALHELPRPEPPPKIFDAVSDYVRAHPNKGPRWLHRMFQLFTFSDDLTTSLARAGALACLIGIALFGTYQYQQHLTVKQASRDLYYALGELNYAVERTSIVVNEKLPDVQINEASGRPLVQIEKASRSALKQKNSISSAIHRSLDSLDRFSQNALDRKNNPSK; encoded by the coding sequence ATGAACCGATTTCCTTCCCATTCAGATTTAACGTGTACGGAAGTACAGGATACCTTAGAGGCGTATCTTGACAACGAGTTGGATGCGGACACGTCCGCGAGCATCGCATCACATGTCGAATCGTGTGCAACGTGTCAAGATGAAGTTCGCTTCGTACAAGCCATTAGCGGCGCGTTACACGAACTTCCGAGACCGGAGCCGCCACCGAAAATTTTCGATGCTGTTTCGGATTACGTCCGCGCACATCCAAACAAGGGACCGAGATGGTTACATCGGATGTTCCAACTGTTCACGTTCTCAGATGATTTAACTACCTCACTCGCTCGTGCGGGTGCCTTGGCGTGTCTCATCGGAATCGCCTTGTTTGGGACCTATCAGTATCAACAGCATCTGACAGTGAAGCAAGCCTCACGCGACCTCTATTATGCGCTCGGTGAGCTGAATTACGCAGTGGAGCGAACAAGCATCGTCGTTAACGAAAAACTCCCTGATGTACAGATTAATGAGGCTTCAGGGCGTCCGCTTGTTCAGATTGAAAAAGCCTCGCGCAGTGCTTTGAAACAGAAAAACAGTATTTCATCAGCAATCCATCGAAGTTTGGATAGTCTTGATCGGTTCTCACAGAATGCTCTGGATAGAAAAAATAACCCTTCAAAGTAA
- a CDS encoding RNA polymerase sigma factor, whose translation MTEDKFLALFHEHKTQIYQHTLYLLGNREDAEDITQETFIKAWEYRAKLRPKTARSWLLKCAQNFCFNLLKRHKFQVHLTEGDDTDPETELETLMHTHSGRSNPSPDEIVVQQELKDSVHCAIRKLPPDMRSVIIMRELNGMSFKEIAEVLEQPEGTVKSTAFRARKKLRELLRPYWRNDE comes from the coding sequence ATGACGGAAGATAAATTCCTTGCGCTCTTCCACGAACACAAGACTCAGATTTATCAACACACCCTCTATCTGCTCGGAAATCGGGAAGATGCAGAGGACATAACACAAGAGACGTTCATCAAGGCATGGGAATATCGTGCTAAATTGCGTCCGAAAACCGCGCGTTCATGGTTACTAAAATGTGCACAGAATTTCTGTTTCAATCTGCTGAAGCGACATAAATTTCAGGTGCATTTAACAGAAGGAGACGATACGGATCCCGAAACAGAACTCGAAACTTTAATGCACACACATTCTGGTCGATCAAATCCATCGCCAGATGAAATTGTGGTTCAGCAGGAACTCAAGGATTCAGTGCATTGTGCTATCAGGAAATTGCCGCCAGACATGCGGTCGGTGATAATTATGCGGGAATTAAACGGTATGAGTTTCAAGGAGATTGCTGAGGTCTTGGAGCAACCTGAAGGCACCGTGAAATCAACAGCATTCCGTGCTCGCAAGAAATTACGGGAGCTGCTGCGTCCTTATTGGAGAAATGACGAATGA
- a CDS encoding DUF4252 domain-containing protein, which yields MKLQKHFIRLFILLSLVLSLALMHSAVAQQDKSDKTHPKGLILFDFPESLEAKVEVNLTAKLINLVTKSVSNQPEVAELIQMLDGIYVRTYDRFTIDEKKLVNYFQQRLKEDKWEVLVKIKEESEVVEISLLFDEDTVYGIFVIVIPETSGEATFVNIVGKIAPERIEELLGSLSNFGAIDIDVGGALKGQAEPSRDTVQREILAVKVENSPTIDGTLDDACWKIALQADNFTHVRTGNPVEDDSKVKLVYTDKAIYVAWYLNDSQPDKIVARQSQDHVRFGKATEDWVSFSIDPFHTHRFSNRTFFMANPLGKKYVHSPARDSNKTEWMEQWNVAANIVEDGWVVEMEIPWQMLDYPDTTEPVRMGINFDRGQTRTNEHSWWSNIGVREFYKNDGHWLNVLPPPKSSGMQGLLDTLETDKYSIRQVLGYNNENNSGTQSLTALNPFLFNTTIYALSRQNLQFLEDLGGYIVEILLKYLKTEKSN from the coding sequence ATGAAACTGCAAAAACACTTTATACGACTGTTCATACTGCTGTCCTTAGTCTTATCGTTAGCACTGATGCATTCAGCAGTTGCGCAACAGGACAAATCGGATAAAACTCACCCAAAAGGACTCATCCTCTTTGATTTCCCAGAGTCTCTTGAGGCGAAAGTCGAGGTTAACTTAACCGCGAAACTCATCAATCTGGTTACCAAATCGGTAAGCAATCAACCAGAGGTCGCGGAGCTCATTCAGATGTTGGACGGTATCTATGTCCGCACCTACGATAGATTCACCATTGATGAAAAAAAATTAGTTAACTATTTCCAGCAAAGACTCAAGGAGGATAAGTGGGAAGTTCTCGTTAAAATCAAGGAAGAGAGTGAAGTCGTAGAAATCAGTCTGCTATTTGACGAAGATACAGTTTACGGGATTTTCGTCATTGTAATTCCCGAAACCTCGGGGGAAGCCACCTTTGTCAACATTGTGGGAAAAATTGCACCGGAACGCATTGAGGAACTCCTTGGAAGTCTAAGCAATTTTGGCGCGATAGATATTGATGTTGGTGGTGCCTTGAAGGGACAAGCGGAACCGAGCCGAGATACGGTTCAAAGAGAGATACTCGCTGTAAAAGTCGAGAACTCACCAACTATTGATGGGACACTTGATGATGCGTGCTGGAAAATCGCGCTCCAAGCGGACAACTTTACGCATGTACGTACTGGAAACCCAGTCGAGGATGATTCAAAAGTTAAACTGGTTTATACAGATAAAGCCATCTATGTCGCATGGTACCTCAATGATTCTCAACCCGATAAAATTGTTGCCCGTCAGAGCCAAGATCATGTCCGATTTGGGAAAGCAACAGAGGATTGGGTCTCCTTCAGCATTGACCCGTTCCACACGCACCGATTTTCCAACCGAACCTTCTTTATGGCAAATCCACTCGGCAAAAAATATGTCCACTCTCCGGCGCGGGATTCAAACAAGACCGAGTGGATGGAACAGTGGAATGTCGCCGCTAACATCGTCGAAGACGGTTGGGTTGTGGAGATGGAAATTCCGTGGCAAATGCTTGATTACCCTGACACAACCGAACCCGTTCGGATGGGGATTAACTTTGACCGAGGACAGACACGGACGAATGAACATTCTTGGTGGTCCAATATAGGTGTTCGGGAGTTTTACAAAAACGATGGACATTGGTTAAATGTTTTACCACCCCCAAAGTCATCTGGTATGCAAGGATTGTTAGATACATTGGAAACCGACAAATACAGTATCCGACAGGTTTTAGGGTACAATAATGAAAACAATTCTGGCACGCAATCCCTTACAGCGTTGAATCCATTCTTATTTAACACAACGATTTACGCCTTATCAAGGCAAAACCTTCAGTTCCTTGAGGATTTGGGAGGTTACATTGTCGAAATTCTACTCAAATATCTAAAGACGGAGAAATCCAATTGA